GAAACTTTAGAGCTTTTATTATTTTCCTGTGGGAGGGGGGGGGGAGCTTTGAGCTTTTGATGTATTGGTGATCTTTGTGAGGTTATTGAATGAATAGAAATCTCAAATTGGTAGGATTGGATGTCTACTATTTACTTGTTGGGGGAAAAACTGATTATGAAGGTGGAGTTTGAGTTTGACTTTTTGTTTTGGTTCCTGGGACTTGCCTTGTGTTCATGCTTATATGTATTTGCTTAGTTTGGTTGTACGTGATGAATCTCtctcccccccctcccccccccccacacacacagaaaaaaaaattaaaattaaaacaaaagagAGAAAGAGGGTTGAAGAAACGAACATCTTTTTTTGTAGGAGTTGAGGTACATGAAGTATGGATTTCTGGTCTCTTTAATCCAGTGGTTAGGACATCTTAATAGTAGAGGAAGAAATATGACCATGCTTAAGCAGTCAGCTCTCCATCATATGCTTTGAAGGTATAATAAGTTGTTCCTTTTTGATAAGTAGGTATAATAAGTTGTTCTTTGGTCTAATGGTAAGAGTGCAACTCAGCATGTTAGGGCTTTGAACCCTGCCTGAGACAAAGGCCTGGTGATTAAGTGAAGGGTAGAGGCGTGGGCCCATTATCCGTCGGGTTTCGAACTGTGTCCCTTTGGCCCTTGGTAATTTCTTGGTTATTAAAAGAAGTTGTTCCTGATAATTATTGGAGCACATCTTTGCCCGTCGTTCTGCAACCTGCACAGAATCAATACCTTGAATTGGTTTAGTTAAAGAGGCCGGTAACTTGGCATCTGTAGTGTTTTCTGCTAATTCCGCATTTGTATTCAATTGGGCTACTAGACGATAGGAAGGTGGTGAGAGTACCGTGACGCTAACCTTGTGAATGACCCTCTAAAGTATGAAAGTTTATGTTGGTCATGTTATTCATCGTTCAGGTATAGATGTTCTTGGGTGGAAATGGTTTTAATTGACTGGTTATAGTACTTTAATATCATAGAGCTGTTACCTGCCGGTCATTGCTTTGACTGAGAGAAATTATTTTTTTGCTTGCCTTTGGACATTAATGAGTCTTCTGAGCTATACTAACTGATGCTGATCTTATCTCAATTTTGATTGTTTTACCTGGAAAGTGGAGGGTCCTTTCTGTCAGCTCTTTGAAGTTGTAATTGTAGCTCTACAACTGAAATTCACCTGCAACATGTAATTAGGTAGAGATGCATGATATTAGAACTGTTAGTTGCATATCACTTGTTAAATGCGgacatatacaacaacaacaacatacccagtatattCCCACATGTGgagtctgggaagggtagtgtgcatgcagaccttacccctatacAAACTAAATGGGGGGAATGCGCATGAAACAAAAGTTTGGTGTTGCATGGTAGTCTGTTTCTCTCGTGATTCAACAATATCGTGTACTGATATTTGGTTTCAAGAAGGAATTTTTATGActgtaatttgagagttttgctctttttattattttaaaatatttgtacGGTGACATCTGAACGTGAATGAAACTGCTTACAAGTTTCATGAGCTCTTGTTATGGActtattgtttctgttgattaAATTACTGAATCAAAGTTTCTAACTGTTCTAATACTCGTTGGCATTTATTTGCAGGCGCGGATTAAAAAGATTATGCAAGCCGATGAAGATGTGGGGAAGATTGCCATGGCTGTTCCTCTTTTAGTCTGTAAGTATTTTTGGAAGTCCTTTTCACTAAATTTATTTTAGCATTTTGAATCAGCTGGTTTTGAGAGCTATTTACCCTTATTCGTCCTTTGCTTCTTGGTATCAATTTTTGTGTGTGTTTAGTTTTGTTTATCCTAACTTGTATTTTGTCAACGGTAATATTCAGCAAAAGCTCTTGAGCTCTTTCTGCAAGATCTTTGTGACCGAACATATGAGATCACCCTCAAGAAAGGAGCAAAAACTATGAATTCATTCCATTTGTAAGTTCAATGAACTGTTTTTATACACATCATACCAGTTCTCTGGCTATCATCTAACTCAGTCCCTGTACTTCATAGGAAGCAATGTATCCAGAGCTTTAATGTGTTTGATTTCCTCAAGGATGTAGTGAGCCGGGTTCCTGATCTAGGCGGGTCAGATGGTGGTGCCGAATCAGCTACAAAAAGAAGGTAAAAAAATTGTACTTCCCATTTTCTTGCCTGTGATGGGTTTCAGGGCGATGAATTTGTATCATTAACAGCTGACTGTTCGCTGATGCAGGAAAGTTGTTGAAGAAGATGATCATGACAGTGATGATGATATCAAAAGGAGTAGTCGCATGGTATGGATATTATTTCTTTTAGATAATGTTGGGTTTAAAATTTGGGTTTTCCATAATTGATGGTCCATTTGTTAGTTTAGACATCAAGACCACGCTACCAACTTTTGACATGCAAAGCTGTATGTGGTCTGATTTCTTCTGTGTAAAACACCATATCAGCGCCTCCTGTATAATAgtgatattttttttaattttttaatcaCAGCATGAGACTGCACACACCAGCGGTAGTGGGAGGGGACGAGGCAGGGGTAGGGGTAGAGGCCGTGGGAGAGGTGCACGAGCAGTAGAGCGAGGAGACTCCAATGTTCACTGTGATAAAATTGAAGACCCTGCTGATGTTTCAAATCAAAATAATGAGAAGCAAAAGCAAAATGATGAAAGGATGGACTATGTAGCAGAACCAGCAGAATCAAAGAACATTTCGGCTGGCAAATGCCCAGAAGTTCCTGCGAGAAACTTCGATCTCAATATTGACTTAAATGAGAGTGTGGAATCCACAGCAATACCAGCTGAAGCTCCTTCAACATCAAAAATGGCACCTCCTGAAGTGAAGCATGAGGAAATCCCTGGATGGTCCTTGTCTGAGATGGAAAAGATGGCCATTGATCCGATGCAACTGGCCAACTTAAACAGAGGGTTagatgaggaagaggaagattaTGATGAAGAGGGATAGGGATAGTTTTTCTAATGTGTTAGAGCACTTACTAACTCACATACAAGTAGGCTTTGTTCTAGTCTTGTAGGAATTAGTTTAAGtgtaaaagaaaaagggtataGTTGTCAATGAAGCTCAGATTTCTTGGGTTTCTCTAGTTGACTTAGGCACCTGTATTTATAGTCTTCTGTATTATTCAGCAACAGCATCTTAGGAGACATGTAATTTATTTCTTCTAATTCAGAAATATAATCTAGGTTGGAGGGTTGCATTCAGTGTTCTCTATTTTAcctttttattaattaatttgcTGAGATGTGTCAGAATCTGCCGATGTGGATAGCATTCTTGACCTTTATTAATTTGGAGGACACTGATATTTTTTCAAGCGTGGTCTTATTCTTTTGTCTCCATGTTCCTTTGTATATCCAAACACTCTGCTCCGGCCTGAGCAAGAGTCTTGCTCTGCGCAGGCGGTGTTTGTAAATTATTACTGACGTTTTTACCTTTTTTTGGGCACAGTTATTAAAATCTAAGTTGGGTTTGTTCTTACTCCTGCGCACCATTACATACACTGTCGGTATAACTTAAGTGAGTCCGGAACCCAATTGTGGTTTTTTTGGACAAATGTGACataaatatgtgtaaaaaaaagAGTTATCATTCTATATATAACGCGGTGTAAAACCGTGTTATATATGTATAACACATGTATAAACAGCGATATGCTGACCTGATGTGACGGATATGTATAGCGcgttacatatatatatatatatatatatatatatgtaccgCGCTATACCTGTttgtgggcccaccaataagtcTCATGTGGtaaactgacataacaataatttaaaTGGGTATAAAGAGCGCTATACATCAAAAAATTCAGCCCTtcgtgtcacgccccaaacctggagaggcgtggccggcacccggtaccatactcggcccgagcgtaccactctataactctgaactctggaggggtaaccctcaacttaggccgatgaggccatattctgaatcatgTGAAATAACGTCTAAAACTAATAATATCAAACTAAACATCTACATAGGGATGGTAAAGCCACAGTACTGGTATAAAAATGTACATGACTCGTCTACAACCCTATAGGGGCAACTGAATTGTAtcatggtcgggacagggcctcgacaTACCCatcaaacatatatatatatatatatatatatatatatatatatatataatggactcCAAGATCTAGACCTGATAACTCCggggaagtggagcttaccaaccaagctgatgtttggctACGTCTACTAGGAAGGTCTATCcagctgtctatcaggacctgcaggcatgaaatgcagcgtccccgacAAAAGGGTagttagtacgaaataatgtaccgagtatgtaaagcaactgaataAGTGAAATCTGAAACGGAATTgttaatataataactgaaagtaactgggaggcAAAGATAacctgaagatatgcttacctgctgatactgactcaactctctcaatatagtactccctccgttccaatttatgtgaacctgtttgattgggcacagaatttaagaaaaaataaagacttttggaatttgttgtcCTAAACAACTCAAAAAGGGATCtagaatatttgtgtggttataaaagtttctcattgatggtagaattgtaagtttaagctaaattgttaccaaatttagaaaggggtcattcttttttgaacgaaccaaaaggaaataggttcacataaattggaacagagggagtatgtAAAATAGATgttcggccctataaggctcggtatgtgtaactgatctgccgtagtaggcttgctcataggcgctcggccatactaggctctgtatctcagcCATTCtgggcttgctcataggcgctcggccacagtaggctcggtatataactcaccatctgatcagaggttgcccaataggggcatgcccatcaattatagctcgatggtagtaaaaatactgtaatactgtatatatatagacactCTACACTCTGGGCTGACAGAAGACAAAAttaactgaatatgaagtcccgataaaggAGAATGCTATAACATATGAGACtaggaaaatgtacataaattccggaatatgaacttctctttatgtcttgttATCAACAacatgtagttactggatcatgccaaaatgaaagataACATACCTTAACATCGTtaagtccttaataccttccaagcaattcttcaaacaactcaactcaatctaccacagcataaggagattcaaaatcagtgctgagtaaaggctaagtttggaacttaaactagtagctcgtttacgtaaattttggcagtaTATCCCCTGTAACAAggccctcctccaataccatataccaacagcaacaagaacacaacaattacAACATGTATGCATCATTTTCCAACCTTATCTCTATCACAATATACAACAAAACAGCACATacccctaatcacttcatacataaaacgGCAACCAAAGTAGTGCCAAACAATCTAAAAAAAGTAACGACGAACAACCAGCCTACCATTCCGTCATTATGTGTTGTTTCCCCACACCttttctcctccaaaactccataaaacaTCAACATAAGAGGCCAACACAAAACAACCCACAAACAATCCACTACAGgtcaaataactcgaactcacggcttccgatcaccgtcccgtgagttctaactattaaaaaacaaatttatcaaccttccttgatatttaaaTACTTAAATACATAGATTAGACGTTTCTTAACTTTGAAGTACCTTCCAAAAATCGAActacaaagaaaaaagagaggcgATATAATGATACTTACGTCGTAGGGATTGTTCTAGTGTTATCGCTTCTTAATTTTGTACCCGGGATGATAATCCTC
The Nicotiana sylvestris chromosome 11, ASM39365v2, whole genome shotgun sequence DNA segment above includes these coding regions:
- the LOC104243771 gene encoding uncharacterized protein isoform X2; this translates as MQADEDVGKIAMAVPLLVSKALELFLQDLCDRTYEITLKKGAKTMNSFHLKQCIQSFNVFDFLKDVVSRVPDLGGSDGGAESATKRRKVVEEDDHDSDDDIKRSSRMHETAHTSGSGRGRGRGRGRGRGRGARAVERGDSNVHCDKIEDPADVSNQNNEKQKQNDERMDYVAEPAESKNISAGKCPEVPARNFDLNIDLNESVESTAIPAEAPSTSKMAPPEVKHEEIPGWSLSEMEKMAIDPMQLANLNRGLDEEEEDYDEEG
- the LOC104243771 gene encoding uncharacterized protein isoform X1, with translation MRKRLDTRFPAARIKKIMQADEDVGKIAMAVPLLVSKALELFLQDLCDRTYEITLKKGAKTMNSFHLKQCIQSFNVFDFLKDVVSRVPDLGGSDGGAESATKRRKVVEEDDHDSDDDIKRSSRMHETAHTSGSGRGRGRGRGRGRGRGARAVERGDSNVHCDKIEDPADVSNQNNEKQKQNDERMDYVAEPAESKNISAGKCPEVPARNFDLNIDLNESVESTAIPAEAPSTSKMAPPEVKHEEIPGWSLSEMEKMAIDPMQLANLNRGLDEEEEDYDEEG